From Actinomyces sp. oral taxon 171 str. F0337, one genomic window encodes:
- a CDS encoding tyrosine recombinase XerC, with amino-acid sequence MSRTRADLLASYRSYLALQRDLSGHTVRAYLVDVSDLLSFLGVGEKDTEPVDPALATLDLADLRDWLAAMAASGHSRATLARRSASVRTFSSWAFEAGLLASDVAARLRAPRVDNRLPGVLTTQQASQLLKTAADLASDRQVLAVRDLAIIETLYATGVRVSELIGLDVADLDHSQRTLRVLGKGRKERTVPYGLPAARALEEWLRRRGEICAVDAGGALFLGARGRRIDPRAVRDVVHRLCSAAQVPDLGPHGLRHSTATHVLGGGADLRSVQELLGHSSLATTQRYTHVSAERLRSVYEQAFPRA; translated from the coding sequence ATGTCTAGGACGCGTGCTGATCTGCTCGCCTCCTACCGCAGCTACCTGGCCCTGCAACGGGACCTGTCCGGGCACACCGTGCGCGCCTATCTCGTCGACGTCAGTGATCTGCTGAGCTTCCTCGGCGTCGGTGAGAAAGACACCGAGCCCGTCGACCCCGCCCTGGCTACCCTCGATCTGGCGGACCTGCGGGACTGGCTCGCCGCGATGGCCGCGAGCGGTCACTCACGTGCCACCTTGGCCCGTCGCTCGGCCTCGGTGAGGACCTTCTCCTCCTGGGCCTTCGAGGCGGGACTGCTCGCCTCCGACGTCGCCGCGCGTCTGCGCGCGCCCCGCGTCGACAACCGCCTGCCCGGCGTGCTGACGACTCAGCAGGCCTCGCAGCTGCTCAAGACCGCCGCGGACCTCGCCTCGGACAGGCAGGTCCTGGCTGTGCGTGATCTCGCCATCATCGAGACGTTGTACGCGACCGGCGTGCGGGTGTCCGAGCTCATCGGTCTTGATGTCGCCGACCTCGACCACTCTCAACGGACCCTGCGAGTCCTGGGGAAGGGCCGTAAGGAACGGACCGTCCCCTACGGGCTGCCCGCCGCCAGAGCGCTGGAGGAATGGCTGCGTCGGCGCGGTGAGATCTGCGCCGTCGACGCAGGAGGCGCCCTCTTCCTCGGAGCGCGGGGGCGACGCATCGATCCCAGGGCGGTGCGCGACGTCGTCCACCGCCTGTGCTCGGCCGCCCAGGTCCCCGATCTTGGCCCGCACGGACTGCGGCACAGCACCGCCACCCACGTCCTGGGTGGGGGAGCGGACCTGCGCAGCGTCCAGGAGCTCCTCGGTCACTCCTCACTGGCCACCACCCAGCGCTACACCCACGTCTCGGCGGAGCGGCTGCGCAGCGTCTATGAGCAGGCCTTCCCTCGGGCCTGA
- a CDS encoding ArsR/SmtB family transcription factor encodes MLEDVQSHSAGHSDSADLGVMVDALKVLAHPVRLRILQWLRDPRAEFPIEQGIADPDEYGVCIKQITDKVGLAQSTVSAFMRALEREGLVTSTRIGKWTHYKRDEQRIAEVRSQVATLL; translated from the coding sequence ATGCTGGAGGATGTGCAGAGTCATTCGGCAGGTCATTCGGATTCTGCGGACCTGGGTGTGATGGTCGACGCCCTCAAGGTTCTCGCTCATCCGGTGCGCCTCCGGATTCTTCAGTGGCTCCGAGATCCTCGGGCGGAGTTCCCTATTGAGCAGGGGATCGCGGATCCCGATGAGTACGGGGTCTGCATCAAGCAGATCACTGACAAGGTGGGGCTTGCTCAGTCGACCGTATCGGCCTTCATGCGAGCTTTGGAGCGTGAGGGGCTGGTGACCTCCACGCGTATTGGGAAATGGACCCATTACAAACGCGACGAGCAGCGCATCGCCGAGGTCCGCTCACAGGTCGCCACGTTGTTATAG
- a CDS encoding DMT family transporter: MVQHLSRAVGGRVRGGAIACAVLAVGCLALGGVFVRLSEVGPIATGGFRSLIAAPMLLLLDTGVGLRRRSRARERMPLRDHVTIALGGALLAIDLCLWNMSFFHTTLAESNLLANLVPFAAAIYGWVLFREVPDVRLVSPAILAIGGLLLLTPVGVHTAPEHLLGNAMALATAFFYTGFLVVAQGLRKRYPAPRIMALLSLWCAAVCLAVAILRGENLLPRSAEGWLLLVVLALTSQILGQTLMAHAMHFMSLQLGSLFALLQPVAAAVYAYILFSETLTLPQLLGVVVLIASIYWAKLVLGT, encoded by the coding sequence ATGGTGCAGCATCTGAGTCGTGCTGTCGGTGGTCGGGTGAGAGGAGGAGCGATTGCGTGCGCAGTGCTCGCAGTGGGATGTTTGGCGCTCGGGGGAGTGTTCGTTCGGCTGAGTGAGGTCGGACCGATCGCCACCGGCGGCTTCCGGTCTCTGATCGCCGCCCCCATGCTGCTCCTGCTCGACACCGGGGTCGGACTGCGACGCAGGTCCCGAGCGCGGGAACGCATGCCCCTTCGTGACCATGTCACCATCGCCCTGGGCGGCGCCCTCCTGGCGATTGACCTGTGCCTGTGGAACATGTCGTTCTTCCACACCACGTTGGCTGAGTCCAACCTCCTGGCCAATCTTGTCCCCTTCGCCGCGGCGATCTACGGGTGGGTGCTCTTCAGGGAGGTTCCTGACGTCAGACTTGTTTCTCCGGCGATCCTGGCGATCGGGGGGCTGCTTCTCCTGACCCCGGTCGGTGTTCATACGGCCCCGGAGCACCTGCTAGGAAACGCGATGGCCTTGGCCACGGCATTCTTCTACACGGGATTTCTTGTTGTCGCCCAGGGGCTGCGAAAGAGGTATCCCGCGCCACGTATCATGGCACTACTCAGTCTGTGGTGCGCTGCGGTGTGTCTTGCGGTGGCGATACTGCGTGGGGAGAACCTGCTTCCGCGTTCCGCAGAGGGCTGGCTGCTGCTCGTCGTCCTGGCGTTGACCTCTCAGATACTCGGGCAGACCCTCATGGCGCACGCCATGCACTTCATGTCGCTGCAGCTCGGGTCGCTGTTCGCCCTGCTCCAGCCTGTGGCCGCGGCCGTCTACGCCTATATCCTCTTCTCCGAGACCTTGACGCTCCCTCAGCTCCTCGGTGTGGTGGTCCTCATCGCCAGCATCTACTGGGCCAAGCTCGTCCTCGGCACATGA